From the Nodularia sp. NIES-3585 genome, one window contains:
- a CDS encoding DUF3122 domain-containing protein has product MNGKIWQYLWHCALIILMSLTFCAWGVESAQALLRQHHDSPGVLRYHSQVSIKDEKGYAWQVLLFKQNYHTPVQDLRLRVVGFPGIAEIAHPQPLEIEAASGKLLSASDAYALTAPAPNVGEYELTNILPQLPTTDALKLYVPIQSEKPLVLNIPNTVVTEWQWLVTEID; this is encoded by the coding sequence ATGAACGGAAAAATTTGGCAATATTTGTGGCATTGCGCCCTAATAATCCTCATGTCTTTGACTTTTTGTGCATGGGGTGTGGAATCAGCACAGGCGTTACTGCGGCAACATCATGATTCCCCTGGTGTTTTGCGCTATCATTCCCAAGTATCCATAAAAGATGAAAAAGGGTACGCTTGGCAAGTGTTGCTGTTCAAACAAAATTACCACACTCCAGTCCAAGACTTAAGGTTACGCGTGGTGGGTTTTCCTGGTATCGCTGAAATTGCCCACCCCCAACCATTAGAAATTGAGGCAGCATCAGGAAAATTGTTGAGTGCATCTGATGCTTATGCTTTAACTGCACCTGCCCCTAATGTAGGTGAATACGAATTAACTAATATTTTACCCCAATTGCCAACCACCGATGCCCTCAAACTTTATGTGCCTATTCAAAGTGAAAAGCCATTAGTTCTAAATATCCCCAATACTGTAGTCACCGAGTGGCAATGGCTAGTAACAGAAATAGATTAA
- a CDS encoding DUF2281 domain-containing protein, with amino-acid sequence MSIEEILIDKVRILPPDRQQEALDFVEFLLAKIDKQGLSNQPQKSGISALTMAQEYIGCVEAANDLSTNKNYLDGYGS; translated from the coding sequence ATGAGTATTGAAGAAATCCTTATAGATAAGGTAAGGATATTACCTCCTGATAGGCAACAAGAGGCCCTGGATTTTGTAGAATTTTTACTAGCGAAAATCGACAAACAAGGGTTATCAAATCAACCCCAAAAGTCAGGTATTTCGGCTTTAACTATGGCTCAAGAATACATTGGTTGTGTGGAAGCAGCAAATGATTTGTCTACCAATAAAAATTATTTGGATGGTTACGGTTCGTGA
- a CDS encoding WcaF family extracellular polysaccharide biosynthesis acetyltransferase: MRLDKYTLGSYTPGATYWKQLLWYLLGSSLVESHWLPISSVKVGILRIFGASIGQGVRIKPGMRVKFPWRLTLGDYVWIGEDTWIDNLADVTIESHACISQGVYLCTGNHNWSDPNFELKIAPIYIQESSWIAAKSVIGPGVTVGKGAVLTLGGVAAKSLASMTIYAGNPAEPIKERKML, translated from the coding sequence ATGCGGCTAGATAAATACACCCTGGGTAGTTATACCCCTGGCGCAACCTACTGGAAACAGCTTTTGTGGTACTTGCTGGGATCTTCCTTAGTTGAGAGTCATTGGCTTCCCATCTCATCTGTAAAAGTAGGAATATTAAGGATTTTTGGCGCTAGTATTGGTCAAGGTGTTCGCATTAAGCCAGGAATGCGGGTGAAGTTTCCTTGGCGGTTAACTTTAGGTGATTATGTTTGGATTGGTGAAGATACTTGGATAGATAACCTTGCTGATGTGACCATAGAAAGTCATGCTTGTATATCTCAAGGTGTGTATCTCTGCACGGGAAATCATAACTGGAGTGACCCTAACTTTGAGTTGAAAATTGCCCCAATTTATATTCAAGAAAGTAGTTGGATTGCCGCTAAGTCAGTCATTGGTCCTGGGGTTACTGTTGGGAAAGGTGCTGTGTTGACTTTAGGTGGAGTTGCTGCAAAATCATTGGCATCGATGACGATTTATGCAGGTAATCCAGCAGAACCAATTAAGGAAAGAAAGATGCTATAG
- a CDS encoding DUF2993 domain-containing protein: MPDNQRLEEQFVSHEAERIVFEKLDASEQIDIDVQTDVLKIVQGQAEKVSVTGQGLVIQENIRVQEIKLQTDNIAINPLKAIFGQIELNEPVNAVARIVLTKTDINLAFTSDLIRNLVENVDLNVDGEIISFKPQHIDIFLPGDGKIGCNATVLLKSQENTRLLGVTVTFRPRTNSHPILLSSVTCTEGEGMSVELILAFMQKIKEIVNLPFLKWEDIAFRIINMEVEQDNVILMIEANIKQISASQIEFLN; this comes from the coding sequence ATGCCAGACAACCAACGTTTAGAAGAACAGTTTGTATCACATGAAGCGGAACGAATAGTATTTGAGAAACTAGATGCATCTGAACAAATTGATATAGATGTACAAACTGATGTGTTGAAAATTGTTCAGGGACAAGCTGAAAAAGTTTCCGTTACAGGTCAAGGATTGGTAATACAAGAAAATATCCGGGTGCAGGAAATAAAACTACAAACAGATAATATTGCTATAAATCCTTTAAAGGCTATTTTCGGTCAAATTGAACTGAATGAGCCAGTCAATGCCGTGGCGCGGATTGTACTCACAAAAACAGATATTAACCTCGCTTTCACCTCAGACCTAATTCGTAATTTGGTAGAAAATGTTGATTTAAATGTGGATGGCGAAATTATTAGTTTTAAGCCGCAACATATTGATATATTTTTACCTGGGGATGGCAAAATCGGGTGTAATGCCACAGTGCTGCTAAAATCTCAGGAAAATACGCGTTTGTTAGGTGTTACGGTGACTTTTCGCCCCCGGACTAATTCCCATCCCATTTTGTTGTCAAGTGTCACCTGTACTGAAGGAGAAGGAATGTCTGTAGAACTAATTTTAGCGTTCATGCAGAAGATAAAAGAAATAGTAAATCTACCTTTTTTGAAGTGGGAAGATATAGCATTTCGGATTATCAATATGGAAGTTGAACAGGATAATGTGATACTAATGATCGAAGCTAATATCAAACAAATTTCGGCATCACAAATTGAATTTCTTAATTAG
- a CDS encoding glycosyltransferase codes for MKILHVIPSISSKLGGPTQVILNLVQALQAEGISAEIATTNDDIEGVIADVPLCQRVEYKGVPVWFFPRSARLKEFLPALSFTSWLWQNIQNYDILDNHYLFSYLPTCAAIIAQGQRVPYTVRTMGQLAPWALAQSKLRKQIYSTVFESRNLAHAAVVHSTSVGEMEDTIRFGVKPPKIVLPLGVHPPAKIADAKHQIREQYHISEQVPIVLFLSRLHYKKRPELLIQTLSNLAAQEQQFHLILAGSGETEYVQALHEMVASLNLAAQTSFVGFVSGYEKDLLLQGSDLFVLPTYSENFGIALAEAMVSGLPVVTTPGTQIAPEIAQAKAGMIVEGEIEPLQAAIAHLLNSPQLRYELGNNGRLFALEHYSWPAIAKKLASVYQAILN; via the coding sequence ATGAAAATTTTACACGTCATTCCCTCCATTAGTTCTAAGCTGGGAGGGCCTACTCAAGTTATTTTAAATTTAGTGCAAGCTCTACAAGCAGAAGGAATTAGTGCGGAAATTGCGACTACTAATGATGATATTGAAGGAGTAATTGCCGACGTGCCATTATGTCAGCGTGTGGAATACAAAGGAGTACCAGTTTGGTTTTTTCCGCGTTCTGCTCGCCTGAAGGAATTTCTTCCGGCTCTTTCTTTCACTAGTTGGCTATGGCAAAATATTCAAAACTACGATATCTTAGATAATCACTATTTGTTCTCATATCTCCCTACCTGTGCTGCTATAATTGCTCAAGGGCAGCGAGTTCCATATACTGTCAGAACTATGGGACAATTAGCTCCTTGGGCATTGGCTCAAAGCAAATTAAGAAAGCAAATTTATAGCACTGTTTTTGAAAGTCGGAACTTAGCTCATGCTGCGGTTGTTCATTCTACTTCTGTGGGTGAGATGGAGGATACAATACGTTTTGGAGTTAAACCGCCAAAAATAGTTTTGCCTCTAGGAGTCCATCCGCCGGCAAAAATTGCTGACGCTAAACACCAGATACGTGAACAATATCATATCTCTGAGCAAGTCCCGATTGTGCTGTTTCTCTCGCGTCTGCACTACAAGAAACGCCCTGAGTTACTCATTCAAACACTGAGTAATTTAGCAGCACAGGAACAGCAGTTTCATTTAATTTTAGCTGGTTCTGGAGAAACAGAATATGTCCAAGCTTTACATGAAATGGTGGCATCTCTAAATCTGGCAGCACAAACCTCCTTTGTCGGGTTTGTGAGTGGGTACGAGAAAGACTTACTTTTGCAAGGTTCTGACTTGTTTGTGTTACCAACTTATTCCGAAAATTTCGGTATTGCCTTAGCAGAAGCAATGGTGTCTGGTTTACCCGTTGTCACCACACCAGGCACACAAATTGCCCCAGAAATCGCGCAAGCCAAAGCGGGAATGATTGTAGAAGGAGAAATAGAACCACTACAAGCAGCGATCGCTCATCTGCTCAACTCACCCCAGTTACGCTATGAATTGGGTAACAATGGTCGGCTATTTGCTCTAGAACACTACTCATGGCCAGCGATCGCTAAAAAATTAGCTTCAGTTTACCAAGCCATTCTCAATTAA
- a CDS encoding alpha-ketoglutarate-dependent dioxygenase AlkB, with product MNKKKNKSPYTKDNKKSLSQKEYTQLELFSEKIPEKNTYSRVDFDEISKLKQKLQAPKKSDQNSLNQQTIPQISGKALHKVEITSFFHDTRKENSYTDFKVHEVKGLKYIPEFITQSEHNYLIKQVDNQPWLSDLKRRVQHYGYKYNYKARAIDTSMHIGALPDWALDLAYKLYNANFIDSIPDQVIVNEYLPGQGISSHIDCVPCFSDTIISLSLGSACIMDFTNPSTDEKIPVLLEPKSIVLLKEDARYKWTHSIAARKTDKFQEKVITRERRISLTFRKVILANP from the coding sequence ATGAATAAAAAGAAAAATAAATCACCCTATACTAAGGATAACAAAAAAAGTCTTAGCCAGAAAGAATATACTCAGTTAGAGTTATTTTCAGAAAAAATCCCAGAAAAAAATACTTACTCTAGAGTGGATTTTGACGAAATCAGTAAGTTGAAGCAAAAACTACAAGCGCCAAAAAAATCTGATCAAAATTCCCTAAATCAACAAACTATTCCACAAATATCAGGAAAAGCATTACACAAAGTAGAAATCACTTCATTTTTTCACGATACTAGAAAAGAGAACTCTTATACTGACTTTAAAGTTCATGAAGTAAAAGGTCTGAAATATATACCCGAATTTATCACTCAATCCGAGCATAATTACTTAATAAAGCAGGTAGATAATCAACCTTGGCTGTCAGATTTGAAAAGAAGAGTACAGCACTATGGCTATAAATATAACTACAAAGCACGAGCGATTGATACTTCTATGCACATAGGAGCATTACCTGATTGGGCATTAGATTTAGCATATAAATTATATAACGCTAATTTTATTGATAGTATACCCGACCAAGTTATTGTTAATGAATATTTACCAGGACAAGGTATTAGTAGCCATATTGATTGTGTTCCCTGCTTTTCTGACACGATTATTTCCTTAAGTCTCGGTTCTGCTTGCATTATGGATTTTACAAATCCGTCAACAGATGAAAAAATACCTGTATTGCTAGAACCTAAAAGTATAGTTCTTCTCAAAGAAGATGCTAGATATAAATGGACTCATAGTATTGCTGCTCGAAAAACTGATAAATTTCAAGAAAAAGTGATTACACGAGAACGCAGAATTTCTTTAACGTTTAGAAAAGTCATCTTAGCAAATCCTTAA
- a CDS encoding type II toxin-antitoxin system VapC family toxin: MKGCVLLDTGPLVAAINRRDNFHTWVTAQWANIEPPLLTCEAVISEACFILRNVYSGKEAVINLVKNGVIDIPFKLDEEATVIGELIKTYQSVPMSLADACLVRMSEMYLNSSLLTFDSDFLVYRRNKNQVIPIIMP; encoded by the coding sequence ATGAAGGGATGTGTATTGCTAGATACGGGGCCGTTGGTTGCTGCAATTAATCGCCGTGATAATTTTCATACATGGGTAACAGCACAATGGGCTAATATTGAACCGCCTTTATTAACTTGTGAAGCTGTTATTTCAGAAGCTTGCTTCATATTGCGAAATGTTTATAGTGGAAAAGAAGCTGTAATAAATTTGGTGAAGAATGGCGTAATTGACATACCTTTTAAATTAGATGAAGAAGCTACCGTTATTGGGGAACTTATCAAGACTTATCAATCTGTACCTATGTCTTTAGCGGATGCTTGTTTGGTACGTATGTCTGAAATGTATTTAAATAGTTCTTTATTAACTTTTGATAGTGATTTCCTTGTGTATCGACGAAATAAAAATCAAGTTATTCCGATAATTATGCCATAG
- a CDS encoding PIN domain-containing protein, translating to MTDKIILDTNLWIYLYAKNPPEKSQQVAEILKNNSSSLLVSTQILGELFHVLTRKKFTSKADAITIISDIVNTFVIQPINKTEVIQALEINAKYHYSYWDSLIIATALLNECSIIYSEDMQHNQLIENKVRILNPLV from the coding sequence ATGACAGATAAAATTATTCTCGATACCAATCTCTGGATTTATCTTTATGCAAAAAATCCGCCCGAAAAATCCCAACAAGTTGCAGAAATCTTAAAAAATAATTCTTCATCGCTTCTAGTTAGCACTCAGATTTTGGGTGAATTATTTCATGTTTTAACCAGAAAAAAATTCACATCAAAAGCAGATGCTATAACAATAATATCAGATATAGTTAACACTTTTGTGATTCAGCCAATTAACAAAACAGAGGTTATACAAGCATTAGAAATTAATGCAAAATATCATTATTCTTATTGGGATAGTCTGATTATAGCTACAGCTTTACTAAATGAATGTTCCATCATCTACTCAGAAGATATGCAACATAATCAGCTAATAGAGAATAAAGTCAGAATCCTCAATCCATTGGTTTAA
- a CDS encoding DUF1499 domain-containing protein translates to MSHLLTAFTQRLRRMITFVIFLTLISSLILPASAGAESSGLGVKNGHLSSCPASDNCVVSQDADAKHAIDPITYHVDRDAARETLLKVLGVVPRTEVIEQTDNYIHALSKSRIFKFVDDVEFYLPANEPVIHTRSASRIGESDLGVNRRRVEQIRLALRDLNI, encoded by the coding sequence ATGTCCCATCTACTAACAGCTTTCACACAGCGACTCCGGCGGATGATCACCTTTGTCATCTTCCTCACCCTGATCAGTAGTTTAATCCTTCCGGCTTCGGCTGGGGCTGAATCTTCTGGTTTGGGAGTTAAAAATGGTCATCTGAGTTCTTGTCCAGCTTCAGATAACTGTGTTGTCAGCCAAGACGCTGATGCTAAACACGCCATTGACCCTATTACCTATCATGTAGACCGCGACGCAGCAAGAGAAACTTTACTGAAAGTTCTCGGTGTTGTTCCGCGCACAGAGGTAATAGAACAAACAGATAATTACATTCATGCTCTATCTAAAAGCCGCATCTTTAAATTTGTGGATGATGTAGAATTTTATTTACCTGCCAATGAGCCTGTGATTCATACCCGCTCGGCATCTCGCATAGGAGAATCGGATTTGGGAGTCAATCGCAGGCGTGTAGAACAAATTCGCCTAGCTTTGCGCGATTTAAACATTTAA
- a CDS encoding transketolase, translated as MTSKSSSALPNFCEGIQYFGEGLPNFETYGKMPAIDSGKKAIADPTDPAAVYQTLLAADALRYLTLQVTASKASGHPGGFASQAEAYAALVMLGHKNIITEVGHHAPGFYSAMFLDRSLEDMGISTVQQLRDRFREKHGLLGHLSGFIPGILAPAGPLGQGQHFAMSAALLHQDKLFPFTVGDGGLGEPYIVSAIAHFNTAYPSVTNFLPVMVWNGYSQEHHSMVSLKTNAQMKAYWQGNGFAEVVLVDAKDFDDQNQPGDYVDSTVFSFEQRLAFTKAVLLGMDKAAHSALNGQLTVFIIKQLKGAGVHALGSKSHNLYPKDTLDAPHIISALKTRALSVEAWELVRTNAERAGGGPAAKTVVTEFELPLVDLGQLPLEEYTVGGAPKVATTAMGKLVGYVGKKDSNFLVTNADGNAASGIGNINEALKIIHPTTDETYHQAPNGQVYEPLSEDACAGLAAGLALMGARTLWCSYESFAINGVPIWQTVIQAMAELRRQTPSSITLFTAGALEQGRNGWTHQRPEIEAYFASLMRNGNVFPLFPPDANSIQACYDWALQTKNKGIVITASKSPLPIRTTLEQTQQGLEDGAILLQDVPGDKQVVFAVIGDMTLIPVFEAAAFLETEGIGVKIISIINPRRLYRPEDTAWETCSEADGGFMDDAKFAELFDGSALIGVTGGAAAMLEPIMLRSNCKRDTFAWKRGETTASAGELMAFNGLTAEALTKRAIELVH; from the coding sequence ATGACATCAAAATCATCTTCCGCACTGCCTAATTTTTGTGAAGGAATTCAATATTTTGGTGAGGGGTTACCAAATTTTGAAACTTATGGTAAAATGCCTGCTATAGACTCAGGCAAGAAGGCGATCGCAGACCCTACAGATCCCGCAGCCGTCTATCAAACTTTACTAGCTGCCGATGCCCTGCGCTACCTGACGCTACAAGTTACAGCTAGTAAGGCATCTGGACACCCAGGTGGATTTGCCAGTCAAGCCGAAGCCTATGCAGCCCTAGTGATGCTAGGTCATAAGAATATTATTACCGAAGTGGGACACCACGCCCCTGGATTCTATAGTGCCATGTTTTTGGATCGTTCCTTAGAAGACATGGGCATTTCTACAGTACAGCAATTGCGCGATCGCTTCCGAGAAAAGCACGGACTCTTAGGACACCTTTCCGGTTTCATCCCTGGGATTCTCGCACCGGCTGGACCACTAGGACAAGGACAACACTTTGCTATGTCCGCCGCACTGCTGCATCAAGATAAATTATTCCCCTTTACTGTGGGGGATGGTGGATTGGGTGAGCCTTATATTGTGAGTGCGATCGCCCACTTTAACACAGCATATCCCAGCGTCACCAACTTCTTACCTGTCATGGTGTGGAATGGTTACAGCCAAGAACATCATAGTATGGTTTCCCTCAAAACCAACGCCCAAATGAAAGCCTACTGGCAAGGAAACGGTTTTGCGGAAGTCGTATTAGTCGATGCGAAAGACTTTGACGACCAAAACCAACCAGGGGATTATGTAGATAGTACCGTCTTTTCCTTCGAGCAGCGCCTAGCCTTCACCAAAGCCGTACTTTTGGGAATGGATAAAGCCGCCCATTCTGCCTTAAATGGACAGTTAACGGTATTCATTATTAAACAACTCAAAGGCGCAGGAGTTCACGCCCTGGGTTCCAAATCTCACAACCTTTATCCGAAAGATACCCTAGATGCGCCGCACATTATCAGTGCATTAAAAACCCGTGCTTTATCTGTAGAAGCTTGGGAATTAGTCAGAACAAATGCAGAACGCGCTGGAGGAGGCCCCGCAGCCAAAACTGTAGTTACAGAATTTGAATTACCCTTAGTAGATTTAGGACAATTACCCTTAGAAGAATATACAGTAGGTGGAGCTCCCAAAGTTGCCACAACCGCAATGGGTAAATTAGTGGGATATGTGGGTAAAAAAGATAGTAACTTCTTAGTCACCAACGCCGACGGCAACGCCGCATCAGGAATTGGTAATATTAATGAGGCATTAAAAATCATTCACCCCACCACCGATGAAACCTATCATCAAGCACCAAACGGACAAGTTTATGAACCATTGAGTGAAGATGCTTGTGCAGGTTTAGCGGCTGGTTTAGCCTTAATGGGTGCGAGAACATTATGGTGTTCTTATGAATCTTTTGCCATCAACGGTGTACCAATTTGGCAAACAGTCATCCAAGCAATGGCAGAATTGCGCCGTCAAACACCTTCGAGCATAACATTATTTACAGCCGGTGCATTAGAGCAAGGGCGCAACGGTTGGACACACCAACGCCCGGAAATTGAAGCTTACTTTGCGTCACTGATGCGGAATGGAAATGTCTTCCCATTATTTCCCCCTGATGCTAACAGTATCCAAGCTTGTTATGACTGGGCTTTGCAAACAAAGAATAAGGGAATTGTGATTACAGCCAGTAAGTCACCGTTACCAATTCGCACAACTTTAGAACAAACTCAGCAAGGGTTAGAAGATGGTGCAATCTTATTACAAGATGTACCAGGAGATAAACAAGTTGTGTTTGCAGTCATTGGCGATATGACATTAATTCCTGTGTTTGAAGCGGCGGCTTTCTTAGAAACTGAAGGTATTGGAGTGAAGATTATTTCTATTATCAATCCTCGCCGTTTGTATCGTCCTGAAGATACTGCTTGGGAAACTTGTTCAGAAGCCGATGGTGGTTTTATGGATGATGCCAAATTTGCCGAATTATTTGATGGAAGTGCCTTAATTGGTGTAACTGGTGGTGCTGCGGCGATGCTGGAACCAATTATGTTACGCAGTAATTGCAAGCGTGATACTTTCGCCTGGAAGCGTGGGGAAACTACCGCCAGTGCTGGTGAGTTGATGGCGTTTAATGGGTTGACTGCGGAAGCGTTGACTAAGCGGGCTATTGAGTTAGTGCATTAA
- a CDS encoding restriction endonuclease: MTTDAEYQGRITSYDWDDLMRLWSEIKAKNTSNFWDAGKALEYLVLRAFQLDGAEVAWPDSVKIKGKIVEQIDGVVYTDSLACLIECKDTTEEVNIEPIAKLRNQLLRRQATAIGSVFSRTGFTEATVTLTGFVAPQTILLWGGEEIEYSLQHKFICKSLVKKYRVCVHKGIPNYDITTESFS; this comes from the coding sequence ATGACCACAGATGCAGAATACCAAGGAAGAATTACCAGCTATGACTGGGATGATTTAATGAGATTATGGTCAGAAATTAAGGCAAAAAATACTTCAAATTTTTGGGATGCTGGTAAAGCATTAGAATATTTAGTATTACGCGCATTTCAACTGGATGGTGCTGAAGTAGCTTGGCCTGATAGTGTAAAAATTAAAGGAAAAATAGTAGAACAAATTGACGGCGTGGTATACACAGACAGCCTAGCTTGCCTGATAGAATGTAAAGATACCACAGAAGAGGTTAATATTGAACCAATAGCAAAGCTACGAAATCAACTACTCCGAAGACAAGCAACAGCTATTGGTAGCGTGTTTAGTCGCACTGGATTTACAGAAGCCACCGTAACTTTAACAGGGTTTGTTGCTCCTCAAACTATTCTATTGTGGGGAGGAGAAGAAATTGAATATTCACTACAACATAAATTTATATGTAAATCCCTAGTCAAAAAATATCGTGTTTGTGTTCATAAAGGTATCCCTAACTACGACATTACAACGGAGAGTTTTTCATGA
- a CDS encoding glycosyltransferase family 4 protein: MKILFVSSSSGSRGGGELYLIYLGQELARRGHLVGLWCSQHWRMDELANSFSKFGEVLRSPYLNTYDRRLRCFGDAFPHFNKAYLSQWQNFQPDILHLNKQNLEDGLDLLALSKHLSVPCLATVHITQTQTSLGAVLGQLRDVIAKRALRRFHGSLVAISENRAQELTQFLLPLNSSVQKIVKIDNGVSIPETPERLAKRQATRSELALQPDEILILAVGRMEAQKQPLLFLQWANYLKQSIPSARFLWVGDGRLASVWDEWVMEHQAQDYIQRLGWQNDVTPFLAAADGFFHPAKFEGLPFALLEAMAWSLPCVITPSLADELKFSPGVCFIAADHQEFTGLEALMNHTARETVAIAGHELIKQRFSLESMVYKYENLYTSLTPAFPVL, encoded by the coding sequence ATGAAAATTCTATTTGTCAGCAGTAGCTCAGGGTCAAGGGGTGGCGGCGAACTTTATTTAATTTATTTAGGACAAGAACTAGCCAGACGAGGACACTTAGTGGGGCTATGGTGTTCACAACATTGGAGAATGGATGAGTTGGCAAACTCTTTTAGCAAGTTTGGAGAAGTATTGCGATCGCCCTACCTCAACACCTATGATCGGAGACTACGCTGTTTTGGCGATGCTTTTCCTCACTTTAATAAAGCTTATTTATCCCAGTGGCAAAATTTTCAACCCGATATCCTCCATTTGAATAAACAAAATTTAGAGGATGGTTTAGATTTACTCGCTTTGAGTAAACATCTGTCAGTTCCCTGTTTAGCAACTGTTCATATTACTCAAACTCAAACTAGCTTAGGAGCAGTTTTAGGACAATTGCGCGATGTCATAGCCAAGAGAGCATTAAGACGTTTTCATGGTTCACTCGTAGCAATTTCTGAGAATCGCGCTCAGGAATTAACTCAGTTTCTCTTACCTCTCAATAGTTCTGTGCAAAAAATCGTTAAGATTGACAATGGTGTAAGCATTCCCGAAACACCGGAACGTTTAGCAAAGCGTCAAGCAACTCGTTCGGAACTTGCCCTGCAACCAGATGAGATCCTCATCTTAGCAGTAGGAAGAATGGAAGCGCAAAAACAACCGCTGCTATTTTTACAATGGGCAAATTACCTAAAACAAAGCATACCCTCAGCCCGTTTTTTATGGGTGGGAGATGGGCGATTGGCTTCAGTCTGGGATGAGTGGGTGATGGAACATCAAGCCCAAGACTATATTCAACGCTTGGGGTGGCAGAATGATGTCACACCATTTTTAGCCGCAGCAGACGGCTTTTTTCATCCAGCTAAATTTGAAGGTTTACCATTTGCGTTACTCGAAGCAATGGCTTGGTCTTTACCATGTGTGATCACGCCATCCTTAGCAGATGAACTCAAATTTAGTCCTGGAGTGTGTTTTATTGCTGCTGATCATCAAGAATTTACGGGTTTAGAAGCTTTGATGAATCATACTGCGCGTGAAACTGTAGCGATCGCCGGTCATGAACTGATCAAGCAAAGATTTTCCTTAGAAAGTATGGTATACAAGTATGAAAACTTATATACAAGTCTGACACCTGCTTTTCCTGTACTCTGA
- a CDS encoding YdcF family protein: protein MLKLNKKNGFLILAGFILALFSLIPIRLAIASYQSPHPQAILTLGGGPDREEFTAQFAQKYPQLDIWVSSGSPPEKALDIFQNAAIANDRFHLDYRAVDTVTNFTTLVDDFKHKDIQHIYLITSAYHLPRAKAIATIVLGSQGITFTPISIPSSKPRESILRIVRDSGRSLFWIVSGRTGASFNPRFREPFYAAR, encoded by the coding sequence ATGTTGAAACTGAACAAAAAAAATGGGTTTCTCATCCTCGCAGGTTTTATCCTCGCATTATTCAGCCTGATTCCCATCCGACTAGCGATCGCCTCTTACCAGTCTCCCCATCCCCAAGCTATCCTTACCCTTGGTGGCGGTCCAGATCGAGAAGAATTTACTGCTCAATTTGCCCAAAAATATCCCCAGTTAGATATCTGGGTCTCTAGCGGTAGCCCTCCAGAAAAAGCCCTGGACATATTCCAAAATGCAGCTATTGCTAACGACCGCTTTCACCTCGATTACCGTGCTGTTGACACTGTTACCAACTTCACAACCCTCGTTGATGATTTTAAGCACAAGGACATTCAGCACATCTACTTAATTACCTCCGCCTATCATCTGCCCAGAGCCAAAGCCATAGCCACCATAGTTCTGGGTAGTCAAGGCATAACTTTTACCCCCATATCTATCCCGTCCTCAAAACCTAGAGAATCAATACTCCGCATCGTCAGGGATAGTGGCCGTTCCCTATTCTGGATTGTATCAGGTCGTACTGGAGCCAGCTTTAACCCTCGTTTTCGTGAGCCATTTTATGCGGCTAGATAA
- a CDS encoding DUF2281 domain-containing protein has translation MVIKFEEIYRDIDTLPEEAQILLLDFIQLLKKRYPQTELENDSQEKNLYEKFEEMGLIAYCSVEEDLSTTYKKVLSNTLSTKYDHR, from the coding sequence ATGGTAATAAAATTTGAAGAAATATATAGAGATATTGATACTTTACCAGAAGAAGCTCAAATCTTACTACTTGATTTTATTCAGTTACTCAAAAAGCGTTACCCACAAACAGAATTAGAAAATGATAGTCAAGAGAAAAATCTCTATGAAAAGTTTGAGGAAATGGGATTAATTGCTTATTGTTCTGTCGAAGAAGATTTATCAACCACTTATAAAAAAGTTTTATCTAATACATTATCGACTAAATATGATCATCGTTGA